A section of the Scleropages formosus chromosome 12, fSclFor1.1, whole genome shotgun sequence genome encodes:
- the LOC108929509 gene encoding R3H domain-containing protein 1-like isoform X7 → MRMSDTVAVKAATETMRVPEVEESNLMHQERLARSGSQQNVDPDKDESSCDGKGDTQDKTQFSQSFDKEQGSKDEGEKEKSTDKPGKSEKMPRKMLSRDSSQEYTDSTGIDLHEFLVNTLKNNPRDRMMLLKLEQDILDFISNNESQKRKFPPMTSYHRMLLHRVAAYFGLDHNVDPTGKSVVVNKTSNTRIPDQKFSEHINPDKTDDFQKRYILKRENASLDKDDNVMRMRLKEDRRSKSIEEREEEYLRARERIFAQDVRLIAGQFGSKPRSYMAVHLLMMGQDGFPLDKRIQEDDAANSTTQQRRQIFRSKESRSANSRQSSSENEARYSEPRPWSSTDSESSNRNLQLAMTKASSFSGISVLVRGDSSASSKSAGRLSKTGSDSSSSVGSSTGSLSCSQPLLAAPAHTRASQTTTAPVAYPTISASTSVSYEAGRTTPIAPTANTSYFLLPLEAAGIPPGSVLVNSNTGQPLLSADGGAVLYAPTEAPQQGRTQQPLPSPMVPPPAPPSQHLHQPLNHMLPQPMGSVHPPAQPVLYSALSYPPPLLPMSPNQPYTVPDNLGSQFSHMSLARQPSDGPDAHAAVYPPSMVLQPPQQGGYVVPPPGQPIATPAYSVSGPPATQPVLQQRAYMQQIPGCHCAPGMYPHSPTYRPVAAVHYSGPQSQPPPPPPVAQQSGFLAVMPSQLQGFQSMVGVQQSLSQNLVSSQPGGVGSQMQGMMVQYPPMPPYQVSVPQGSQGVSQQTYPQTIIIPSQSGQGHQPVPGVQVYYSVVPHTQQSAMSSSMGFLPPPGSEQMPFPRTSPPCGSQQMPGQQCTGVPQTHGNGVLMMQLMLPPNHQPRAHSPPQWKHNKYYSLDHQRSHKSIELATLDSLQSSPQLGSPSSSPAQSPTPAHLTNMKNIRPSLASIPIMPQFARPIISGQGDGRYPLLGQPLHYNPPIRPPLLHGPQMFPSHQKHLSSTQAASQQALRLLCSSGSHRGPARWPRKETDKEGALHRPQLSSRVLEVTDLPEGMRRAEVDLLFAELRRTGASIKWVPDHQAARSHRGPGESGGGATEGSKTACDLAKDYTILALFPSRHSAQSALLNHSGALTAFKLRTSKRHWEIHSLERSSSQ, encoded by the exons GACAAAACCCAGTTCTCCCAGTCGTTTGACAAAGAACAGGGGAGCAAGGATGAAGGCGAGAAGGAGAAAAGCACAGATAAGCCAGGGAAGTCTGAGAAAATGCCACGGAAGATGCTGtcaagag ACTCAAGTCAGGAATACACAGACTCAACTGGCATCGATCTCCACGAGTTCTTAGTGAACACTTTGAAAAACAACCCCAG GGACAGAATGATGCTGCTGAAGCTGGAGCAGGATATTCTTGATTTTATCAGTAATAATGA GAGCCAGAAGAGAAAATTTCCTCCCATGACATCGTACCACAGGATGTTGCTGCACAGAGTGGCTGCCTATTTCGGACTAGATCACAATGTTGACCCCACTGGAAAGTCTGTCGTCGTCAACAAAACCAGCAACACAAGAAT tcccGATCAGAAGTTTTCGGAGCACATAAATCCGGACAAAACGGATGATTTCCAGAAGCGGTACATCCTTAAGAGAGAGAACGCCAGCTTGGACAAGGATGACAATGTG ATGCGCATGCGACTgaaggaggacaggaggagcAAATCCATAGAGGAGCGAGAAGAGGAGTACCTACGCGCCAGAGAGAGAATCTTCGCACAAGATGTGAGGCTCATAGCAGGACAGTTTGGTTCAAAGCCTAGGAGCTACATGGCAGTGCATTTGTTGATGATG GGTCAAGATGGCTTCCCATTAGATAAAAG GATCCAGGAGGATGATGCAGCCAACAGCACAACACAGCAGAGGCGGCAGATTTTTAG ATCGAAGGAGAGCCGGTCGGCAAACAGCCGGCAAAGCAGTTCAGAGAATGAGGCCAGATACTCGGAGCCGCGGCCATGGAGCAGCACAGACTCCGAGAGCTCCAACCGCAACCTGCAACTGGCTATGACCAAGGCCAGCAGCTTCAGCGGAATCTCGGTCCTGGTTCGTGGCGACAGCTCAGCCAGCAGCAAGAGCGCCGGTCGGCTCTCAAAAACAG GTTCTGATTCTTCTAGTAGCGTAGGGTCGTCCACCGGTTCTCTCTCTTGCTCCCAGCCGCTCTTGGCTGCCCCGGCTCATACCCGGGCCAGCCAGACCACGACTGCTCCTGTGGCCTACCCTACCATCAGCGCCAGTACCTCTGTGTCCTATGAGGCAGGCCGGACCACTCCGATTGCGCCCACCGCTAACACTAGCTACTTTTTGCTTCCACTGGAAGCTGCAGGGATACCACCTGGCAGTGTTCTGGTGAACTCAAACACAG GTCAGCCTTTACTGAGTGCCGATGGAGGCGCAGTGCTCTATGCCCCCACTGAGGCTCCCCAGCAGGGTAGGACCCAGCAGCCGCTGCCTTCCCCTATGGTACCACCCCCAGCACCGCCCAGCCAGCACCTGCACCAGCCCTTGAACCACATGCTCCCTCAG CCGATGGGGTCCGTTCACCCCCCAGCGCAGCCTGTCCTGTACTCGGCACTTTCGTACCCACCTCCGCTCCTGCCTATGTCCCCTAACCAACCATACACTGTG CCAGACAACCTGGGATCCCAGTTCAGCCACatgagcctagcccggcagccgTCCGATGGCCCTGACGCTCACGCTGCCGTGTACCCCCCCTCGATGGTGCTTCAGCCCCCTCAACAGGGGGGCTACGTGGTGCCCCCTCCTGGCCAGCCCATTGCAACCCCAGCCTACTCAGTGTCCGGTCCCCCGGCAACCCAGCCTGTCCTACAGCAGCGGGCGTACATGCAACAG ATACCCGGCTGTCACTGCGCTCCGGGCATGTACCCTCACAGCCCAACATATCGGCCTGTCGCTGCAGTGCACTACAGCGGGCCACAAAGCCAgccgccacccccacccccagtcgCCCAGCAGTCAG GCTTCCTTGCTGTGATGCCCAGTCAGCTGCAGGGTTTCCAGAGCATGGTGGGAGTCCAGCAGTCTCTGAGCCAGAACCTTGTCAGCTCTCAGCCTGGTGGTGTGGGAAGTCAGATGCAAGGCATGATGGTGCAGTACCCACCAATGCCACCTTACCAG GTCTCTGTGCCCCAGGGTTCCCAGGGTGTCAGTCAGCAGACGTACCCACAGACGATCATCATCCCTAGCCAGTCTGGCCAGGGTCACCAGCCTGTTCCTGGTGTGCAGGTCTACTACAGTGTGGTCCCACACACTCAGCAGAGTGCCATGAG CTCTTCTATGGGCTTCCTACCCCCTCCTGGGTCAGAACAGATGCCCTTTCCCCGGACCTCCCCACCCTGTGGCTCCCAACAGATGCCCGGGCAGCAGTGCACAG GTGTCCCCCAGACTCATGGCAATGGGGTGCTCATGATGCAGCTGATGCTGCCCCCCAACCACCAGCCCCGGGCGCACTCGCCCCCCCAGTGGAAACACAATAAATACTACAGCCTAGACCACCAGAGGAGCCATAAATCGATCGAACTCGCTACCCTCGACTCCTTGCAG AGCAGTCCCCAGCTGGGCAGCCCGTCTTCCTCCCCTGCCCAGTCGCCCACTCCTGCCCACTTGACCAACATGAAGAACATTCGTCCCAGCCTGGCATCAATACCCATCATGCCTCAGTTTGCCAGGCCCATCATCTCCGGACAAG GTGATGGTCGCTACCCCTTGCTTGGACAGCCTCTTCATTACAACCCTCCCATTCGACCTCCCCTGCTCCACGGCCCCCAGATGTTTCCCAGTCATCAG aaacaccTATCAtccacacaagctgcaagtcagCAGGCCCTCAGGCTCCTCTGTTCTTCAGGGTCCCACAGGGGTCCGGCACGGTGGCCGAGGAAGGAGACCGACAAAGAAGGCGCTCTCCACAGACCTCAGC TGAGCAGCAGAGTGCTGGAGGTGACTGACCTGCCGGAGGGGATGCGTCGGGCCGAGGTGGACTTGCTGTTCGCCGAGCTGCGCAGAACGGGCGCTTCCATCAAGTGGGTGCCGGACCACCAGGCCGCACGCTCCCACCGCGGGCCCGGGGAGAGCGGCGGCGGTGCCACTGAGGGCTCCAAGACCGCCTGTGACCTGGCGAAAGACTACACCATCCTAGCCCTGTTTCCCTCCCGACACTCAGCGCAGAGTGCCCTCCTCAACCACAGTGGTGCTCTGACTGCGTTCAAACTCAGAACTAGCAAGAGACACTGGGAGATTCACAGCCTGGAGAGGTCAAGTTCCCAGTGA
- the LOC108929509 gene encoding R3H domain-containing protein 1-like isoform X6, producing MRMSDTVAVKAATETMRVPEVEESNLMHQERLARSGSQQNVDPDKDESSCDGKGDTQRQTVNPGQTAKRSKSNAKLKLVRSLAVCEEPSPPPSTELPQEHQDKTQFSQSFDKEQGSKDEGEKEKSTDKPGKSEKMPRKMLSRDSSQEYTDSTGIDLHEFLVNTLKNNPRDRMMLLKLEQDILDFISNNESQKRKFPPMTSYHRMLLHRVAAYFGLDHNVDPTGKSVVVNKTSNTRIPDQKFSEHINPDKTDDFQKRYILKRENASLDKDDNVMRMRLKEDRRSKSIEEREEEYLRARERIFAQDGQDGFPLDKRIQEDDAANSTTQQRRQIFRSKESRSANSRQSSSENEARYSEPRPWSSTDSESSNRNLQLAMTKASSFSGISVLVRGDSSASSKSAGRLSKTGSDSSSSVGSSTGSLSCSQPLLAAPAHTRASQTTTAPVAYPTISASTSVSYEAGRTTPIAPTANTSYFLLPLEAAGIPPGSVLVNSNTGQPLLSADGGAVLYAPTEAPQQGRTQQPLPSPMVPPPAPPSQHLHQPLNHMLPQPMGSVHPPAQPVLYSALSYPPPLLPMSPNQPYTVPDNLGSQFSHMSLARQPSDGPDAHAAVYPPSMVLQPPQQGGYVVPPPGQPIATPAYSVSGPPATQPVLQQRAYMQQIPGCHCAPGMYPHSPTYRPVAAVHYSGPQSQPPPPPPVAQQSGFLAVMPSQLQGFQSMVGVQQSLSQNLVSSQPGGVGSQMQGMMVQYPPMPPYQVSVPQGSQGVSQQTYPQTIIIPSQSGQGHQPVPGVQVYYSVVPHTQQSAMSSSMGFLPPPGSEQMPFPRTSPPCGSQQMPGQQCTGVPQTHGNGVLMMQLMLPPNHQPRAHSPPQWKHNKYYSLDHQRSHKSIELATLDSLQSSPQLGSPSSSPAQSPTPAHLTNMKNIRPSLASIPIMPQFARPIISGQGDGRYPLLGQPLHYNPPIRPPLLHGPQMFPSHQGPTGVRHGGRGRRPTKKALSTDLSVSDPVSSRVLEVTDLPEGMRRAEVDLLFAELRRTGASIKWVPDHQAARSHRGPGESGGGATEGSKTACDLAKDYTILALFPSRHSAQSALLNHSGALTAFKLRTSKRHWEIHSLERSSSQ from the exons GACAAAACCCAGTTCTCCCAGTCGTTTGACAAAGAACAGGGGAGCAAGGATGAAGGCGAGAAGGAGAAAAGCACAGATAAGCCAGGGAAGTCTGAGAAAATGCCACGGAAGATGCTGtcaagag ACTCAAGTCAGGAATACACAGACTCAACTGGCATCGATCTCCACGAGTTCTTAGTGAACACTTTGAAAAACAACCCCAG GGACAGAATGATGCTGCTGAAGCTGGAGCAGGATATTCTTGATTTTATCAGTAATAATGA GAGCCAGAAGAGAAAATTTCCTCCCATGACATCGTACCACAGGATGTTGCTGCACAGAGTGGCTGCCTATTTCGGACTAGATCACAATGTTGACCCCACTGGAAAGTCTGTCGTCGTCAACAAAACCAGCAACACAAGAAT tcccGATCAGAAGTTTTCGGAGCACATAAATCCGGACAAAACGGATGATTTCCAGAAGCGGTACATCCTTAAGAGAGAGAACGCCAGCTTGGACAAGGATGACAATGTG ATGCGCATGCGACTgaaggaggacaggaggagcAAATCCATAGAGGAGCGAGAAGAGGAGTACCTACGCGCCAGAGAGAGAATCTTCGCACAAGAT GGTCAAGATGGCTTCCCATTAGATAAAAG GATCCAGGAGGATGATGCAGCCAACAGCACAACACAGCAGAGGCGGCAGATTTTTAG ATCGAAGGAGAGCCGGTCGGCAAACAGCCGGCAAAGCAGTTCAGAGAATGAGGCCAGATACTCGGAGCCGCGGCCATGGAGCAGCACAGACTCCGAGAGCTCCAACCGCAACCTGCAACTGGCTATGACCAAGGCCAGCAGCTTCAGCGGAATCTCGGTCCTGGTTCGTGGCGACAGCTCAGCCAGCAGCAAGAGCGCCGGTCGGCTCTCAAAAACAG GTTCTGATTCTTCTAGTAGCGTAGGGTCGTCCACCGGTTCTCTCTCTTGCTCCCAGCCGCTCTTGGCTGCCCCGGCTCATACCCGGGCCAGCCAGACCACGACTGCTCCTGTGGCCTACCCTACCATCAGCGCCAGTACCTCTGTGTCCTATGAGGCAGGCCGGACCACTCCGATTGCGCCCACCGCTAACACTAGCTACTTTTTGCTTCCACTGGAAGCTGCAGGGATACCACCTGGCAGTGTTCTGGTGAACTCAAACACAG GTCAGCCTTTACTGAGTGCCGATGGAGGCGCAGTGCTCTATGCCCCCACTGAGGCTCCCCAGCAGGGTAGGACCCAGCAGCCGCTGCCTTCCCCTATGGTACCACCCCCAGCACCGCCCAGCCAGCACCTGCACCAGCCCTTGAACCACATGCTCCCTCAG CCGATGGGGTCCGTTCACCCCCCAGCGCAGCCTGTCCTGTACTCGGCACTTTCGTACCCACCTCCGCTCCTGCCTATGTCCCCTAACCAACCATACACTGTG CCAGACAACCTGGGATCCCAGTTCAGCCACatgagcctagcccggcagccgTCCGATGGCCCTGACGCTCACGCTGCCGTGTACCCCCCCTCGATGGTGCTTCAGCCCCCTCAACAGGGGGGCTACGTGGTGCCCCCTCCTGGCCAGCCCATTGCAACCCCAGCCTACTCAGTGTCCGGTCCCCCGGCAACCCAGCCTGTCCTACAGCAGCGGGCGTACATGCAACAG ATACCCGGCTGTCACTGCGCTCCGGGCATGTACCCTCACAGCCCAACATATCGGCCTGTCGCTGCAGTGCACTACAGCGGGCCACAAAGCCAgccgccacccccacccccagtcgCCCAGCAGTCAG GCTTCCTTGCTGTGATGCCCAGTCAGCTGCAGGGTTTCCAGAGCATGGTGGGAGTCCAGCAGTCTCTGAGCCAGAACCTTGTCAGCTCTCAGCCTGGTGGTGTGGGAAGTCAGATGCAAGGCATGATGGTGCAGTACCCACCAATGCCACCTTACCAG GTCTCTGTGCCCCAGGGTTCCCAGGGTGTCAGTCAGCAGACGTACCCACAGACGATCATCATCCCTAGCCAGTCTGGCCAGGGTCACCAGCCTGTTCCTGGTGTGCAGGTCTACTACAGTGTGGTCCCACACACTCAGCAGAGTGCCATGAG CTCTTCTATGGGCTTCCTACCCCCTCCTGGGTCAGAACAGATGCCCTTTCCCCGGACCTCCCCACCCTGTGGCTCCCAACAGATGCCCGGGCAGCAGTGCACAG GTGTCCCCCAGACTCATGGCAATGGGGTGCTCATGATGCAGCTGATGCTGCCCCCCAACCACCAGCCCCGGGCGCACTCGCCCCCCCAGTGGAAACACAATAAATACTACAGCCTAGACCACCAGAGGAGCCATAAATCGATCGAACTCGCTACCCTCGACTCCTTGCAG AGCAGTCCCCAGCTGGGCAGCCCGTCTTCCTCCCCTGCCCAGTCGCCCACTCCTGCCCACTTGACCAACATGAAGAACATTCGTCCCAGCCTGGCATCAATACCCATCATGCCTCAGTTTGCCAGGCCCATCATCTCCGGACAAG GTGATGGTCGCTACCCCTTGCTTGGACAGCCTCTTCATTACAACCCTCCCATTCGACCTCCCCTGCTCCACGGCCCCCAGATGTTTCCCAGTCATCAG GGTCCCACAGGGGTCCGGCACGGTGGCCGAGGAAGGAGACCGACAAAGAAGGCGCTCTCCACAGACCTCAGCGTAAGTGACCCAG TGAGCAGCAGAGTGCTGGAGGTGACTGACCTGCCGGAGGGGATGCGTCGGGCCGAGGTGGACTTGCTGTTCGCCGAGCTGCGCAGAACGGGCGCTTCCATCAAGTGGGTGCCGGACCACCAGGCCGCACGCTCCCACCGCGGGCCCGGGGAGAGCGGCGGCGGTGCCACTGAGGGCTCCAAGACCGCCTGTGACCTGGCGAAAGACTACACCATCCTAGCCCTGTTTCCCTCCCGACACTCAGCGCAGAGTGCCCTCCTCAACCACAGTGGTGCTCTGACTGCGTTCAAACTCAGAACTAGCAAGAGACACTGGGAGATTCACAGCCTGGAGAGGTCAAGTTCCCAGTGA